The following coding sequences lie in one Arachis ipaensis cultivar K30076 chromosome B05, Araip1.1, whole genome shotgun sequence genomic window:
- the LOC107641346 gene encoding uncharacterized protein LOC107641346 — protein sequence MEEDYMRQPSGYEQEDPSLVCKLTKTFYGLKQAPREWYHKLASGLRKIGFAATKSDVSVFVKIVDGLQTYVLVYVDDIIVTDESSALVTDVIAKLNKKFALKDIGYLHYFLGIQVTRTCDGGLVLTQQKHVGEVLKKAGMVGCASCHTPLPSTVKISALGGSSFYDPKLYISIIGSLQYLTITRPEICYSVNKLSQFVQAPLDCHWRMVKRVLRYLSGTASYGLHIKQDFSMGVNAYSDSDWARDPDDRKSTSGHCVFLSSNLIS from the coding sequence ATGGAGGAAGATTATATGAGGCAGCCTTCAGGGTATGAACAAGAAGATCCTTCCTTAGTATGCAAGCTTACAAAGACTTTCTATGGGCTGAAGCAAGCCCCAAGAGAGTGGTATCATAAGCTGGCAAGTGGATTAAGGAAGATTGGCTTTGCAGCTACCAAGTCTGATGTCTCAGTTTTTGTCAAAATTGTTGATGGACTCCAAACTTATGTGCTTGTGTATGTAGATGATATCATTGTGACTGATGAATCTTCTGCGCTTGTAACAGATGTGATAGCTAAGCTGAACAAAAAGTTTGCTCTCAAAGATATAGGATACCTACACTACTTCCTTGGAATTCAAGTAACCAGAACTTGTGATGGTGGTCTAGTGCTCACTCAGCAGAAACATGTTGGAGAAGTATTAAAAAAAGCTGGTATGGTTGGCTGTGCCTCCTGCCACACACCTCTGCCATCCACTGTGAAGATCTCAGCTCTTGGTGGGTCTAGCTTCTATGACCCAAAGCTATACATATCGATCATTGGTAGCCTACAGTATCTCACAATAACAAGGCCTGAAATCTGCTACAGTGTTAACAAGCTGTCTCAATTTGTTCAAGCTCCTTTGGACTGTCATTGGAGAATGGTTAAACGGGTACTAAGATACTTGAGTGGCACAGCAAGCTACGGCTTACATATAAAACAGGATTTCTCTATGGGCGTAAATGCTTATAGTGACTCAGACTGGGCTAGGGATCCAGATGATAGGAAGTCCACCAGTGGTCATTGTGTCTTTCTTAGCTCAAATTTGATCTCTTAG
- the LOC107641347 gene encoding uncharacterized protein LOC107641347 encodes MQLKHKLSALQIGASVTEYVLSIKSTIDALVSVGEAITESNNVNAILHGLTAEYSSVYTSVLARSQCITVAELEALLLAHESMLTRFRKPEAFVQANIAQFDREDFRGGLRGRGGRTFRGGRGYFNGGRSLQDSSVQEHTNCRFSGQTVGDRRQSNRGGRMNNIRGYQAKKPHCQVCNKIGHTARTCWYKYSEDFYEGYYENENGGYGGYSKASNQPYDNEGYNSGNNQVPQQVSQPRANFCNVLATPATVQDPNWYPNSGATHHMTHTEQNLLEKEEYCGDEQVIVGNGTVFFEFHDDRCCIKTKDTKEIVLQGIVHKGLYKFTTGQSKPKAYTSALGNKGDILIWHARLGHPNYSIVSQVLKTCQIPSSITKLKYSACCIRKSHHLPFSSSQTVYNHPLEFVHSDIWGPAPISDTNGHWFSCPHVHQQNGAAERKHRHVVEMGLTLLAGTSMPIRFWGEAFTTISKLINMLPTPVLEGMSPTEKLFGKTPSYDQLRVFGCLCFPHQRSYNKHKLDFRSSPCTFIGYGTSHKGYKYLTQDEKVIITPHVVFFEDKFPFQQATQQVPSKSVSASEDALPPSIPTIPLIPRPLSNIVEPRQSRSQQVSFSHLVSSQQVSPSQDSLNHNSANSSPSTLPQPSTSPLIPQLPIAASSIPTPIPINDIEIPISEDSEPVPVVVNSHSMITRSKARIFKPKVFSASVKPRTMKQALNSPEWRAAMNLKYDALIRNNTWV; translated from the exons ATGCAGTTAAAACACAAGCTCAGTGCTCTTCAAATTGGAGCATCTGTAACTGAGTATGTCCTTTCAATTAAGAGCACAATTGATGCATTAGTCTCAGTAGGTGAAGCAATAACTGAAAGTAATAATGTAAATGCAATCTTGCATGGTTTAACCGCAGAGTATTCTTCGGTCTACACCTCTGTGCTAGCAAGATCTCAGTGCATAACAGTTGCCGAATTGGAAGCCCTACTGCTGGCTCATGAGAGCATGCTCACAAGGTTCAGGAAGCCAGAGGCATTTGTTCAAGCTAATATTGCTCAATTTGACAGAGAAGATTTTAGAGGTGGACTTCGAGGACGAGGAGGACGCACGTTTAGAGGAGGCAGAGGCTACTTCAATGGAGGTAGATCTCTACAAGATTCCTCAGTGCAAGAACATACAAACTGTAGATTTAGTGGCCAGACTGTAGGTGACAGAAGACAGTCTAATAGAGGTGGTAGGATGAACAATATAAGAGGTTATCAGGCTAAGAAACCACATTGTCAAGTGTGCAATAAAATAGGTCACACAGCTCGAACTTGCTGGTATAAGTATAGTGAAGACTTCTATGAAGGTTACTATGAAAATGAAAATGGAGGATATGGTGGATACAGCAAAGCAAGCAATCAACCCTATGACAATGAAGGGTACAACAGTGGAAACAATCAGGTCCCTCAGCAAGTGTCTCAGCCTCGTGCCAACTTCTGTAATGTTCTGGCAACACCTGCTACAGTTCAGGATCCGAATTGGTATCCTAACTCAGGAGCTACGCATCATATGACTCACACTGAGCAGAATCTGTTAGAGAAGGAGGAGTATTGTGGTGATGAGCAAGTTATAGTAGGCAATGGAACAG tcttctttgaatttcatgatgATAGGTGCTGCATAAAAACCAAAGACACTAAAGAGATTGTTCTTCAAGGCATTGTTCACAAAGGCCTTTATAAGTTCACAACTGGTCAAAGCAAACCAAAAGCATACACTTCTGCATTAGGAAATAAGGGTGATATCCTGATTTGGCATGCTAGATTAGGCCACCCAAACTATAGCATTGTATCACAAGTATTAAAGACTTGTCAAATTCCCTCTTCTATAACCAAACTTAAATACTCAGCTTGTTGTATTAGAAAATCCCACCATTTACCTTTCTCTTCCTCTCAAACTGTGTATAACCATCCCTTGGAGTTTGTACATTCTGATATTTGGGGGCCAGCACCCATTTCAGACACTAATGGACATTG GTTTTCATGTCCTCATGTTCATCAGCAGAATGGAGCTGCTGAAAGGAAGCATCGCCATGTGGTTGAAATGGGCCTTACTTTACTTGCAGGGACATCCATGCCTATTAGATTTTGGGGAGAAGCATTTACTACTATTTCCAAGCTCATAAATATGCTTCCAACACCAGTGTTAGAGGGCATGTCTCCTACTGAAAAACTGTTTGGAAAAACGCCTTCTTATGACCAGCTTCGAGTCTTTGGATGTTTATGCTTCCCTCATCAAAGATCTTACAATAAACACAAGCTAGATTTTAGGTCCTCACCTTGCACATTCATTGGGTATGGCACATCTCACAAGGGATACAAATATCTTACTCAGGATGAGAAAGTTATTATCACCCCTCATGTTGTATTCTTTGAAGACAAGTTTCCTTTTCAACAAGCTACACAGCAGGTTCCTAGTAAATCTGTATCAGCTTCTGAAGATGCCTTACCTCCCTCTATTCCAACCATTCCACTCATCCCTAGGCCTTTGTCAAATATAGTTGAACCAAGGCAGTCTCGGTCTCAGCAGGTTAGCTTTAGCCATTTAGTCTCAAGTCAGCAGGTCTCTCCCTCTCAAGACAGTTTGAACCACAACTCAGCCAATTCTTCACCTTCAACTCTTCCTCAACCATCAACCTCACCCCTCATACCTCAGTTACCAATAGCAGCTTCCTCTATTCCCACTCCTATCCCTATCAATGACATTGAGATACCAATTTCAGAGGATTCTGAACCTGTACCTGTTGTTGTTAATTCTCACTCAATGATCACTAGAAGTAAGGCTAGAATTTTTAAGCCAAAAGTCTTTTCTGCCAGTGTAAAGCCAAGAACTATGAAGCAAGCTTTGAATTCTCCAGAATGGAGAGCTGCTATGAATCTGAAATATGATGCACTAATCAGGAACAACACGTGGGTATAA
- the LOC107644515 gene encoding serine/threonine-protein kinase HT1 (The sequence of the model RefSeq protein was modified relative to this genomic sequence to represent the inferred CDS: added 50 bases not found in genome assembly): MLEGGAKFPGLIDLNKHTTDNYYDFSQGFYHKLGEGTNMSIDSMQTSNGGGSVAMSIDNSSVGSNDSHTRILNHQGLRRRANDNYSVQNSVNRRGRVTHALSDDALAQALMDSNSPTEGLENFDEWTIDLRKLNMGEAFAQGAFGKLYRGTYNGEDVAIKILERPENDLSKAQLMEQQFQQEVMMLATLKHPNIVRFIGACRKPMVWCIVTEYAKGGSVRQSLMKRQNRSVPLKLAVKQALDVARGMAYVHGLGLIHRDLKSDNLLIFGDKSIKIADFGVARIEVQTEGMTPETGTYRWMAPEMIQHRPYTQRVDVYSFGIVLWELITGMLPFQNMTAVQAAFAVVNKNVRPIIPNDCLPVLREIMTRCWDPNPDVRPPFAEIVGMLENAETEIMTTVRKARFRCCMTQPMTAD, encoded by the exons ATGTTGGAAGGTGGTGCTAAATTCCCTGGATTAATAGATCTCAACAAGCATACAACTGACAACTATTATGATTTCTCTCAAGGCTTTTACCATAAGCTTGGGGAGGGTACTAATATGTCGATTGACAGCATGCAAACAAGTAATGGTGGGGGATCTGTTGCGATGTCCATAGATAATAGTAGTGTTGGGTCTAATGATTCCCATACTCGCATATTGAACCACCAAGGGTTGCGGCGGCGTGCAAATGATAACTACTCTGTTCAAAACAGTGTAAATCGTCGAGGAAGAGTCACACATGCACTGAGTGATGATGCTTTGGCTCAAGCTCTAATGGATAGCAATTCTCCTACTGAGGGACTTGAAAATTTTGACGAGTGGACAATTGATTTAAGGAAGCTTAATATGGGCGAGGCCTTTGCTCAAGGAGCTTTTGGGAAACTCTACAGGGGTACTTACAATGGTGAAGATGTTGCTATCAAAATCTTGGAAAGGCCTGAAAATGATTTATCAAAGGCTCAGTTGATGG AATATAGTTCGTTTCATTGGTGCATGCAGAAAACCGATGGTATGGTGCATCGTAACGGAATATGCCAAAGGGGGTTCCGTTAGACAGTCTTTAATGAAACGTCAGAATCGATCAGTTCCCCTAAAATTGGCCGTCAAACAGGCTTTGGATGTTGCTAGAGGAATGGCATATGTTCATGGACTTGGGTTGATCCACAGGGATTTGAAGTCTGATAATCTTTTGATTTTTGGGGATAAATCAATTAAAATTGCTGACTTCGGTGTTGCTCGGATTGAGGTGCAAACGGAAGGAATGACACCTGAGACTGGAACATACCGTTGGATGGCTCC GGAGATGATCCAGCATAGGCCTTACACACAAAGAGTGGATGTGTATAGCTTTGGGATTGTTCTTTGGGAGCTTATCACTGGAATGCTTCCATTTCAGAACATGACAGCAGTACAGGCAGCATTTGCAGTTGTAAACAAAAATGTTCGCCCGATTATACCCAATGATTGCTTACCTGTTCTCCGTGAAATCATGACCAGATGCTGGGACCCCAACCCTGATGTCCGGCCACCATTTGCTGAAATTGTAGGAATGCTTGAGAATGCAGAGACCGAGATCATGACAACTGTTCGGAAGGCTCGATTCAGGTGTTGCATGACACAACCAATGACTGCTGACTGA
- the LOC107644514 gene encoding serine/threonine-protein kinase HT1 (The sequence of the model RefSeq protein was modified relative to this genomic sequence to represent the inferred CDS: added 110 bases not found in genome assembly), with protein sequence MLEGGAKFPGLIDLNKHTTDNYYDFSQGFYHKLGEGTNMSIDSMQTSNGGGSVAMSIDNSSVGSNDSHTRILNHQGLRRRANDNYSVQNSVNRRGRVTHALSDDALAQALMDSSSPTEGLENFDEWTIDLRKLNMGEAFAQGAFGKLYRGTYNGEDVAIKILERPENELSKAQLMEQQFQQEVMMLATLKHPNIVRFIGACRKPMVWCIVTEYAKGGSVRQSLMKRQNRSVPLKLAVKQALDVARGMAYVHGLGLIHRDLKSDNLLIFGDKSIKIADFGVARIEVQTEGMTPETGTYRWMAPEMIQHRPYTQKVDVYSFGIVLWELITGMLPFQNMTAVQAAFAVVNKNVRPIIPNDCLPVLRDIMTRCWDPNPDVRPPFAEIVGMLENAETEIMTTVRKARFRCCMTQPMTAD encoded by the exons ATGTTGGAAGGTGGTGCTAAATTCCCTGGATTAATAGATCTCAACAAGCATACAACTGATAACTATTATGATTTCTCTCAAGGCTTTTACCATAAGCTTGGGGAGGGTACTAATATGTCGATTGACAGCATGCAAACAAGTAATGGTGGGGGATCTGTTGCGATGTCCATAGATAATAGTAGTGTTGGGTCTAATGATTCCCATACTCGCATATTGAACCACCAAGGGTTGCGGAGACGTGCAAATGATAACTACTCTGTTCAAAACAGTGTAAATCGTCGAGGAAGAGTCACACATGCATTGAGTGATGATGCTTTGGCTCAAGCTCTAATGGATAGCAGTTCCCCAACTGAGGGGCTTGAAAATTTTGATGAGTGGACAATTGATTTGAGGAAGCTTAATATGGGTGAGGCCTTTGCTCAAGGAGCTTTTGGAAAACTCTATAGGGGAACTTATAATGGTGAAGATGTAGCTAT GTTTCATTGGTGCATGCAGAAAACCGATGGTATGGTGCATTGTAACGGAATATGCCAAAGGGGGTTCTGTTAGACAGTCTTTAATGAAGCGTCAGAACCGATCAGTTCCCCTAAAATTGGCTGTCAAACAGGCTTTGGATGTTGCTAGAGGCATGGCATATGTTCATGGACTTGGGTTGATCCACAGGGATTTGAAGTCTGATAATCTTTTGATTTTTGGGGACAAATCAATTAAAATTGCTGACTTTGGTGTTGCTCGCATTGAGGTGCAAACTGAAGGAATGACACCTGAGACTGGAACATACCGTTGGATGGCTCC GGAGATGATCCAGCATAGGCCTTACACACAAAAGGTGGATGTGTATAGCTTTGGGATTGTTCTTTGGGAGCTTATCACCGGAATGCTTCCATTTCAGAACATGACAGCAGTGCAGGCTGCATTTGCAGTTGTGAACAAAAATGTTCGCCCGATCATACCCAACGATTGTTTACCTGTTCTCCGTGACATTATGACAAGATGCTGGGATCCCAACCCTGATGTCCGCCCGCCATTTGCCGAAATTGTAGGAATGCTCGAGAATGCAGAGACTGAGATCATGACAACTGTTCGGAAAGCCCGATTTAGGTGTTGCATGACACAACCAATGACTGCTGACTGA